In Stieleria varia, one genomic interval encodes:
- a CDS encoding TraR/DksA family transcriptional regulator, with amino-acid sequence MTRKQAIEKLKATLIQRREGLRRTVAGDLKLLQKMHRPKSGDILDAVADSVQDELNSQLLEAESKELQAIDDAIARMDNDSYGICEGCGKSIPLTRLRAVPHANDCIECRRLLERKRKHPAASMNRVFDQYEPDPV; translated from the coding sequence ATGACACGTAAACAAGCGATCGAGAAACTCAAGGCAACGTTGATCCAACGACGCGAAGGATTGCGACGCACGGTGGCGGGTGACCTGAAACTGCTGCAGAAAATGCATCGCCCCAAGAGTGGTGACATCTTGGACGCGGTTGCCGACTCCGTTCAGGACGAGTTGAACAGTCAACTGCTGGAGGCCGAAAGCAAAGAGCTCCAGGCGATCGACGATGCGATCGCAAGAATGGACAATGACAGCTATGGCATCTGTGAGGGTTGTGGCAAGTCGATCCCGCTGACACGTCTGCGTGCCGTCCCGCATGCGAACGATTGTATCGAGTGCCGGCGACTGCTGGAGCGAAAACGAAAGCACCCCGCGGCCAGCATGAATCGCGTGTTCGACCAGTACGAACCTGACCCCGTTTGA
- a CDS encoding S1C family serine protease yields the protein MALLQTSIPRWAQRLVCSLTLTAITTGVGSSLVHAQDADAFRSRYPMPHGSADLDETGANSDGRSVSVRRPPVTISPRNATEALVDQNREQLFNELAEEFNAFDRLGNLVRRVSQLVKPSVIHIEAHKTQRHESYDEAGSGVLVRLGGGDWVLTNRHVILGSKPNEILLRTADGREFHPTRIEADPSTDVAVMQVVGLHVPAARVGDSRTVEIGDFLIAIGSPFGLSHSVTFGILSAKGRRDLSLGEQKIDLQDFFQTDAAINPGNSGGPLLNLRGEVIGLNTAIASSSGGSEGIGFAIPINMAIKVADELIEHGELRRGYLGVTLDPDYRPGSGTSLPGGALVKDVRRGSPAERANLQRGDVIIQFNDTLVDNDDHLVAQVGMTEIGSQVQMIIYRDGKRYRTDVTLTDVN from the coding sequence ATGGCACTACTGCAGACTTCCATTCCGCGCTGGGCGCAGCGACTGGTTTGTTCGCTGACGCTCACCGCGATCACAACAGGCGTCGGTTCATCGCTCGTTCATGCCCAAGACGCCGATGCGTTTCGATCTCGGTACCCGATGCCTCACGGTTCCGCCGACTTGGATGAAACTGGAGCCAACAGCGATGGTCGCTCTGTCAGTGTTCGTCGCCCCCCTGTCACGATATCGCCCAGAAACGCAACCGAAGCGTTGGTTGATCAGAATCGTGAGCAATTGTTCAACGAGCTGGCAGAGGAGTTCAACGCATTCGATCGCTTGGGCAACCTCGTTCGTCGCGTTTCGCAATTGGTCAAGCCAAGTGTGATTCACATCGAAGCCCACAAGACACAACGCCACGAATCCTATGATGAAGCCGGCAGCGGAGTGCTGGTCAGGCTGGGTGGCGGCGACTGGGTGTTGACCAATCGACACGTGATCCTGGGCTCGAAACCCAATGAAATTCTGTTGCGTACCGCGGACGGTCGCGAGTTTCATCCGACCCGCATCGAGGCCGATCCCAGCACCGACGTTGCTGTGATGCAAGTCGTTGGGCTGCATGTGCCTGCGGCCCGCGTCGGTGATAGCCGAACGGTCGAGATCGGAGACTTTTTAATCGCGATCGGCAGTCCGTTCGGTCTTAGCCACAGCGTCACCTTCGGGATCTTGAGCGCCAAAGGACGTCGTGATCTTTCCCTAGGTGAACAGAAGATCGACTTGCAGGATTTCTTTCAAACCGATGCCGCGATCAACCCGGGCAACAGCGGAGGTCCGTTGTTGAACCTGCGAGGCGAAGTCATCGGACTCAATACGGCCATCGCCAGCAGCAGCGGTGGCAGCGAAGGAATCGGTTTCGCCATCCCGATCAACATGGCGATCAAAGTGGCAGACGAGTTGATCGAGCATGGTGAATTGCGACGCGGTTACTTGGGTGTCACCCTGGATCCAGATTATCGGCCCGGCAGCGGGACATCTTTGCCGGGCGGTGCCTTGGTCAAGGATGTTCGACGTGGCTCGCCAGCCGAACGAGCCAACTTGCAACGCGGCGACGTGATCATCCAGTTCAATGACACGCTGGTGGACAACGACGATCATTTGGTTGCCCAAGTCGGCATGACAGAGATCGGCTCGCAGGTGCAGATGATCATCTATCGTGACGGCAAGCGTTACCGAACCGATGTCACGCTGACGGACGTCAACTGA